The DNA segment CGGGGCGCGAGGCCTACCCCGGAGACGTCTTCTACCTCCACTCGCGGCTCCTCGAGCGCGCGGCGAAGATGAACGACGCGCTGGGCGGAGGCTCCCTGACGGCGCTCCCGATCATCGAGACCCAGGCGGGCGACGTGTCGGCGTACATCCCGACGAACGTCATCTCGATCACGGACGGGCAGATCTTCCTGGAGAGCGACCTCTTCTACTCCGGCGTCCGGCCCGCGATCAACGTGGGAATCTCGGTGTCGCGCGTCGGCGGCAAGGCGCAGACCAAGGCCATGAAGAAGGTGGCCGGGCGGCTCCGTCTCGACCTCGCGCAGTACCGCGAGCTGGCCGCGTTCGCGCAGTTCGGCTCCGATCTCGACAAGGCGACCCAGGCGCAGCTCACCCGGGGGAGCCGGATGGTCGAGATCTTGAAGCAAGGGCAGTACAAGCCCCTGACCGTGGAGTACCAGGTCGCGATCATCTACGCGGGGACGCAGGGATTCCTGGACGACCTCCCGGTCGACTCGATGAAGGCGTTCGAGGACGGCCTCTACGCCTACCTGGACAAGGACTTCGCGGACCTGCTCCACGACATGCGCGCGAAGTACGAGCTCACGGACGCGGTCGAGGCGAAGCTGAAGCAGGCGATCACCTCGTACAAGGAACACTTCGTGCGCGAGAAGGGACTGGGGCCGGCCGCGTAGGCGGCCGGGCGAGACAAGGCGCATGGCGACCCTTCGCGACATCCGGCGGCGGATCCGCTCGATCGGGAACACCGCTCAGATCACGAAGACCATGGAGATGGTCTCCGCGGCCAAGCTCCGGCGCGCCCAGGTGGCCGTGGAATCGGCCCGCCCGTACGCGACCCAGCTCCGCGAGGTGCTCGGGAACCTGGCGCTCGCGTCGGGGGACGTGCTCCATCCGGTCTTCTCGAAGCGCGAGGTGCGCCGGCGCGCCATCGTGCTGGTCACATCGGATCGAGGGCTCTGTGGCGCGTTCAACGCCAACCTGATCCGCACGCTCGAGCAGCGGCTTCGCGAGCGGCGGGAGCCGACGACGCTGATCCTGATCGGGCGGAAGGGATTCGCGTACTTCCGGCGGCGCGAGGCGAACATTCTCGCGTCCAAGACCGATCTCGCGGGGAAGGCCGACTGGACGTACGCCGAGGAGATCGCGCGCGAGCTCGCCGCACGCTTCGAGGCTGGAGCGTTCGACGAGGTCGATCTGATCTATACCCATTTCAAGAGCGCGCTCACCCGTCACATCGTGGTCGAGCCGCTGTTGCCGCTCGGACGCGAGCTGTCGGAGAAGGCGGCCGTGCCGCGCGACTATCTGTTCGAGCCGGGTCCCGAGGAGATCCTGGCGAAGATCGTGCCCTACTTCCTCGCGATGCGGCTCTTCATGGTCATGGCCGAGTCGGCCGCGTCGGAGCACGGGGCCCGCATGATCGCGATGGGCTCCGCGACCAAGAACGCCCACGAGCTGATCCAGACGCTCACGCTGCACATGAACCGCACCCGTCAGGCCACGATCACGCGCGAGATCGTCGAGATCGTGGGCGGTGCCGAAGCGCTCAAGTAGACGCGCGCACGGTAAGGAAAGGGAAGATGGCGAACCCCCAGAAGACGAACGGAACAGGCGCCGACGGCGCGAACGCGGCCAACGTCGGCCAGGTCATCCAGGTGATCGGCCCCACGGTGGACGTGCGATTCGACCCGGAGCGGCTCCCTCCCATCAACAACGCGCTCACGATCGATGACGCGGACCGGAACATCCATCTCACGGTCGAGGTGGGGCTCCACATCGGCGACGAGGTCGTGCGCTGCGTGGCCATGTCCTCCACGGACGGGCTCGTCCGCGGCATGGAGGCGGTCGACACGGGCG comes from the Candidatus Eisenbacteria bacterium genome and includes:
- the atpG gene encoding ATP synthase F1 subunit gamma, whose translation is MATLRDIRRRIRSIGNTAQITKTMEMVSAAKLRRAQVAVESARPYATQLREVLGNLALASGDVLHPVFSKREVRRRAIVLVTSDRGLCGAFNANLIRTLEQRLRERREPTTLILIGRKGFAYFRRREANILASKTDLAGKADWTYAEEIARELAARFEAGAFDEVDLIYTHFKSALTRHIVVEPLLPLGRELSEKAAVPRDYLFEPGPEEILAKIVPYFLAMRLFMVMAESAASEHGARMIAMGSATKNAHELIQTLTLHMNRTRQATITREIVEIVGGAEALK